In the genome of Achromobacter sp. MFA1 R4, the window TCACCGGGCTGAATACGCTGGGGCTGGCATCCCGGGCCGACGCATTCGTCACGCTGCGCGACCCCGCGCAACTGCCTGCCCTGTCCGCGTTGGCAAGCCAGGCGCGTTCGCTGCTGGTGCTGGGCGGCGGCAGCAATCTGGTGTTGCCCGAGCGCGTGCCGGGCCTGGTTGCGCGCGTGGCGTTCCAGGGCGTGCGCCTGTTGGAGGCCGGACCGCAAGCGTGGCTGGTCGAAGCCGCGGGCGGGGAGAGCTGGCATGGCTTCGTGTCGGCGTGCGTGGCGCAAGGGTGGGATGGCCTGGAAAACCTGGCCTTGATTCCCGGCACCGTGGGCGCCGCGCCCGTGCAGAACATCGGCGCCTATGGCGTCGAACTGCAGGAGCGCTTTCACAGCCTGACGGCTTGGGATGTGCGCGAAGGGCGCTATGTCGACATGCAGGCGGCCGATTGCCGTTTCGCTTATCGGGATAGCGCGTTCAAGCATGACGAGCCCGGGCGTTGGGTCATCGTGCGCGTGCGTTTTTCCCTGCCGCGGCCATGGCGTCCCATGCTGGCGTATCCCGACCTGCAGCGCCATGCGCGGCTGTCGGGCGCATCGCCAACCGCCCGCGACGTGTTCGACGCGGTCTGCGAGATCCGTCGCGCCAAGCTGCCGGACCCGGCAGTCACCGGCAACGCGGGCAGCTTCTTCAAGAATCCCATCGTCCCGGCCGCGCAACGCGATGCGCTGGCGGGGCGTTTTCCGGGTCTGGTGTCGTACGCGCAGCCAGACGGCCGCTATAAGCTGGCGGCGGGCTGGCTGATCGACCAGTGCGGCTGGAAGGGCCGGGCGTTGGGCGCGGCGGGCGTGCATGACCGCCAGGCGCTGGTGCTGGTCAATCGGGGCGGCGCGACCGCTGTCGACATCATGGGGCTGGCGCGCGCCGTGCAGGGTGCCGTGGCCGAGCGCTACGGCGTGAAACTCGAACCGGAACCCGTAGTGGTCTGATTCGCCGGCCCAAAAAAAACAGGACCCTGCGTGGGTCCTGTTTTTTTTGCGCCAGGATCAGAGTCCCAGCACGGACTGCATGTCGTAGAGCCCGTTGTGCTTGCCTTCGAGGAAGCGCGCCGCGCGCAGCGCGCCTTCCGCGTAGGTCGCGCGGCTGGACGACTTGTGCGTGATCTCGATGCGCTCGCCGATGCCGCAGAACGAGACGGTGTGGTCGCCGACGATATCGCCGCCGCGCAGCACCGAAAAGCCGATGGTGCCGGGCTTGCGCACGCCGGTGTCGCCATGGCGGCTCCAGGTGGCCACGTCAGGCAGCGCGACTTCCCATGCGGACGCGATGGTTTCACCCATCTTCAGCGCGGTGCCCGAAGGCGCATCCACCTTGTTGCGGTGGTGGGCTTCGAAGACTTCGACGTCGTAGCCCGAGTTCAGGATGCGGGCCGCCATGTCCAGCAGCTTGAGCGTGGCGTTGACGCCCACGCTCATGTTCGGGGCAAACACGATGGCCGTCTTCTGGGCGGCCACTTCGATCGCGGCGCGGCCATTGTCGTCAAAGCCGGTGGTGCCGATGACGGCCTTCACGCCGTGCTTGACGCAGGCCTGCAGATGCTTGAGCGTGCCCTCGGGACGGGTGAAATCGATCAGGCAATCGGCGCCCGCCAGCGCATCCAGGTCGTCGGTGATGGCCACGCCCGTCTGCTTGCCCAGCGTGGCGCCGGCATCGCGCCCGACCGCGCTGGAGCCCGGGACGTCCAGCGCGACGGCCAGTTCCAGGCCGTCGGCCTTCAGGACGGCTTCGATCAACATCTGGCCCATGCGGCCGTTGGCGCCGGCAATAGCAATACGCATAAGAAATCCTTGGTGTCAGAGCAGCGGCTCGGGCGCATTGCCGGGCTGGCCGGGGTATTGGTTGATCGGACTGACGGGCGCATCGGCGTCCCGCTTTTGCTCGTCCTGCTCTTGCTTCATGCGGGCTTCGTCCTGGTCCAGGCGCAGGTCGGTCTTTTCGTCGGCGACGGCGTCCGGGGTGTTGATCTGGTAGGGCTGCAGGTCGGGCTGCTTGTCGCCTTCCCATCGCACGAGCCGGTCGTTTTCGAACCAGACGGTGAACTTGCGCTCCTGCGCGTCGCCGTAGCCGGGCTTGAAGTAGTACGGGTAGTCCCAGCGGTTGGCGTGCAGCACGCTGGTGAGCGTGGGACTGCCAAGGGCGAAGCGGACTTGCTCGCGGGTCATGCCGGGCTGAAGCAGCGCAACCTGCTCCTGCGTGATCCAGTTGCCCTGCTGGACGGGGGCCTTGTACGGGAAGCCCCATTTGGTCGAGGTGCAGCCGGCCAGGGCAACGGCCAGGGCGGCGATGGCCAAACTGGTCTTCAGCGTGCGGGAGGGAATACGTGCAAACATGGACACTACGCGCCCCTATTATTTGGAAGCAAGCAAAACCGTTATCATAAAGGTTTCATAAGGATAGTTCCGCGTGGCGGCATGAATTCGGCGAGCCGTCTTGCGGTGACCCCTGTCCTTGCCCATGCCAACGCGGACGGAGAGCGATTACACCATGAGCGACCAAAGCGAACTGAAAAACATGGGTTTGAAGGCGACTTTTCCTCGCCTGAAGATTCTTGATATTTTCCGCAAATCCGGTGAGCGTCACCTGAGCGCCGAAGACGTCTATCGCGCCCTGATCGGCGAAAACGTCGAAATCGGCCTGGCAACCGTTTACCGCGTGCTGACGCAGTTCGAGCAGGCCGGCATCCTGGCGCGCAGCCAGTTCGACAGCGGCAAGGCCGTTTTCGAACTGAACGACGGCGACCACCATGATCACCTGATCTGCACCAACTGCGGCAAGGTCGTCGAGTTCTCGGATCCCGAGATCGAAAAGCGCCAGCAGAAGATTGCCAAGGACAACGCCTTTGCGCTGGAAAGCCACGCAATGGTGCTGTATGGCATTTGCGGAAGCTGCCTGAAGGGTCGTTGAACCCGGATCGGCAAGCGGAAGGCCGGGCCCTTGGACCACGGCCCCGCCAAGCGCAAAAGCCCCTTCATAGAGAAGGGGCTTTTTGTTGTCCGCAGACAGGGGGGATCGGGCGCGCGCAGCTTCCTGGGCGGGCGCGGCTTAAGACGCCGCCTGTCCGAAACCTTCCAGCATTTCGCGCGCATGTTCGCGCGTGGTGGCGGTGAGCGTCATGCCGCCCAGCATCCGCGCGATCTCTTCGACGCGGGCGGACGGGTCCAGTTCTTCGATGCTGGAACGCGTGGTGCCGCGCGATTCGGTCTTGCTGACCAGGAACTGGTTGTTGGCGCAAGCCGCGACCTGGGGCAGGTGGGTGACGCACAGCACCTGATGGCGCTCGCCCAGTTCACGCAGCAGCTTGCCGACGGCTTCGGCGACCGCGCCGCCCACGCCGCTGTCGACTTCGTCGAAGATCAGCGTCGGGACGCGCGCCGCACGGCTGGCGATGACCGACAACGCGAGCGAAATCCGCGACAGTTCGCCGCCTGACGCCACCTTGGCCAGCGGGCGCGGCGTGGTGCCGGCATGGCCGGCCACCAGGAATTCAACCTGTTCGCTGCCATGCGCGGAAGGGGCGGAAGGCGCAAGGGTGGGCTCGAAGCGGCCACCCTGCATCGCCAGCGTCTGCATGGCCTGCGTGACCTGCTTGGCGAGGTCCTTGGCGATCTTGCGGCGCGCCGTGCTGAGCTTGGCGGCGGCCGTGTCGTACTGCGCCTGTGCCGCGGCCGCCTGGGCGCGCAGGGCGTCGATGTCCCCGGCGGCCTGCAGGGCGGCAAGCTCCGAATGCAGCGATTCGCGCAGGTCGCACAGCGCGTCGGGTTCGACGCGGAACTTGCGGGCGGTTTCGAAGACGAGTCCCAGCCGCGCTTCCACGTCGGCGAGCCGCTTGGGGTCCAGTTCGACGCGGCTGACGTAGTTGTTCAGGTCCGACACGGCTTCGCTGATGGCGATGCGGGCCGATTCAAGTTCGTCCTGGACGCCCTTCAGGCCCGGATCGTGCCGCAACATCTGCTGGATGCGCTGGTTGGCCGCCGTCAGGCGGTGATGGGCGGAGTCGCCTTCGCCATCGAGCGCTTCGAGGATCTGCGAAGCGCCGTCGAGCAGCGACTGCGAGTGGGAAAGCCGCGTGTGTTCGGATTGCAGGGCTTCCCATTCGTCCGGCCCGAGGTTCAGTTGGTCGAGTTCATCGACCTGCCATTGCAGGCGCTCGCGGTCGGAGGCCAGGCTCTCGGCGTCTTTTTCGGCGGACTCCAGTTGCCGCGCCAGGGCGCGCCACTGCTTCCAGGCCTGACCCACGGCGTGGCGAAGCTCGGCATGGCCGCCGTGGGCGTCCAGCAGGTCGCGTTGGGCGTCGGGGCGCATCAGGCTCTGGTGCGCGTGCTGTCCGTGGATGTCGACCAGGCTGTCGCCGAGTTCGCGCAATTGCGCGACGGTGGCGGGGGTGCCGTTGATATAGGCGCGGCTGCGGCCCTGCGCGTCGATGACGCGCCGCAGCGAGAGTTCTTCGTCGGCGTCGATTTCACGCTCGGCCAGCCAGGCATGCAGCGCCTTGGGCGTGTCGAACACCGCGGTGATGTCGGCACGGGCCGCGCCTTCGCGCAGCATGCTGGCGTCGCCGCGTTCGCCCAGCGTGAGCGCCAGCGCATCCACCAGGATGGATTTGCCCGCGCCGGTTTCGCCGGAAAAGACGGTGAAGCCGGGACCGAAGTGGATCTCGGTCTGTTCGACGATGACGAAGTCTCGGATGTGCAGGGTGCGCAGCATGGGGGGCGCCAACTACTCTACGTTGTCGGAGGCTTCGGGCATCAGGTTCCAGTGCAGCTTGCGGCGCAGGGTGGAGAAGAAGCTGTAGCCTTCGGGATGCACGAAGCGGATGGTATAGGGCGCGCGCTGCACGACGATGCGGTCGCCCGGTTGCAGGTCGGACCAGGTCTGCATGTCGAAGTGCACGCTGGCGCCGACTTCGACGCGGCCCATGGCCGTGAGGGTCATGTTCAGCACGCCCGTGTCCGGAATGACGATGGGGCGGTTCGACAGTGTTTGCGGCGCCACCGGCACCAGCACCAGGGCGTTCATGCCGGGGTGCAGGATGGGCCCGTTGGCCGACAGCGCATAGGCGGTGGACCCGGTGGGGGTGGCGATGATCAGGCCGTCGGCGCGCTGCGTGTACATGAAGGCGCCGTCCAGCTCGACCCGCACCTCGATCATGCCCCCGCGTCCCGCGCGATTCAGGACCACGTCGTTCAGGGCCGACGCGGAATACATTTTCTGGTCGCCGCGCCAGACGCTGCCTTCGAGCAGCATGCGGTCTTCGATCTGGAAGCTGCCTTCCAGCACGCGGGCAAGCGCGGCGTGCGCGTCCTGCAGGGCGATGTCGGTGATGAAGCCCAGCCGCCCGTGGTTGATGCCCACCAGCGGCATGCCGTAAGGCGCGAGGTGGCGGCTGGCGCCCAGCACCGTGCCGTCGCCGCCCATCACGACGGCGAGCGAGGCGGTCTTGCCGATTTCTTCGAGCGTGGCGATGGGGTATTCGGTCAGCCCGGTGTTGCGCGCCGTGTCCGCGTCGATCAGCACCTGCCGGCCCGCCTGCGTGAGCGCGTGCGCAAGCGCTCTCAGCGGTGTATCCAGGCCGGTGTCCTGGTATCTGCCGATCAGGGCGACGATAGGAAAATGCATGGCTGCGTCAAAAGTGAGAAGGGCGAAACCGGAAAGCCGAATCCAGCCCGAAATGAGCCGGTTAGCCGATTATATGGGGCCGTATATCGGGTTGCGGGACAAAAATCGCCTCAATTGGAAAAGATTCCCTAAAATAGCCGTTATGGATGACCGCGCACGCGCATTACTGAAAGCGTTGATAGAACGCTACATCGCCGATGGGCAGCCAGTCGGCTCGCGGACGCTATCTAAAGTCTTCGATTTGTCCCCGGCCACCATCCGCAACGTCATGGCGGACCTGGAAGAGCTGGGGCTGATCCATAGTCCGCACACCTCGGCGGGCCGCGTACCCACGCCGCGCGGCTACCGCATGTTCGTCGATTCGCTGCTGTCGGTGCAGTCGTACCAGCTGCAGCCGCACAACATGGGCGAAATGCTCTCGGCGGCCGAGCCCACCCGCGCCGTCAACGCGGCCGCGGCGCTGCTGTCGAACCTGACCCAGTTCGCGGGCGTGGTGCTCACGCCCAAGCGCGCGCAGGTCTTTCGCCAGATCGAATTCATTCGCCTGTCGGACAAGCGCGTCCTGCTCATCATCGTGACGCCCGACGGCGACGTCCAGAACCGCATTCTTTTCGTGCAGCGCGATTACTCCGAATCCGAGCTGCTCGAGGCCGGCAACTTCTTCAACATGCATTTCGCCGGCAAGTCCTTCAATGCCGTCCGGCAGACGCTGTCGACCGAACTGGCCCAACTGCGCGAAGACATCTCCCGCCTGATGCAGGCCGCCGTCGAGGCCAGCGCCGAAGCCGCCGAAGACGGCGATGCCGTGGTCATTTCGGGCGAACGCAAGCTGCTGGACGTGACCGACATCGCGTCCGACATGGACCGGTTGCGCAAGATGTTCTCGCTGTTCGAGAAAAAGACCGATCTGCTGCAGTTGCTGGACGTGTCCAGCCGGGCGCAGGGCGTGCAGATCTACATTGGCGGCGATTCGCAGCTCGTGCCCATGGAGGACGTCTCCGTCATCACCGCGCCCTACGGCGTGGATGGCAAGGTGGTGGGCACCCTGGGCGTGATCGGGCCGACCCGCATGGCCTACGAACGCGTCATTCCCATCGTGGACATCACGGCGCGCTTGCTGTCCAACGCCCTCAGCCACAATCAGTAGTTCCATTCAAAGCTACATCCTCCTTGCGGAGGAACGGGAGTTTTTGTGTTTCTTCGCCTGTTCAAGTATCTCTGGCCTGAGCGCTACCTTCCTGAACCCCAGCAAGAAGACCCCTTCAACGAAGATCCGCCGCCGCGCGTGCCGGGCAAGGTCGGCGTGCTGCTGGTGAACCTGGG includes:
- the murB gene encoding UDP-N-acetylmuramate dehydrogenase; its protein translation is MSNSFAGLAPDSDAPEALSPAVQDLTGLNTLGLASRADAFVTLRDPAQLPALSALASQARSLLVLGGGSNLVLPERVPGLVARVAFQGVRLLEAGPQAWLVEAAGGESWHGFVSACVAQGWDGLENLALIPGTVGAAPVQNIGAYGVELQERFHSLTAWDVREGRYVDMQAADCRFAYRDSAFKHDEPGRWVIVRVRFSLPRPWRPMLAYPDLQRHARLSGASPTARDVFDAVCEIRRAKLPDPAVTGNAGSFFKNPIVPAAQRDALAGRFPGLVSYAQPDGRYKLAAGWLIDQCGWKGRALGAAGVHDRQALVLVNRGGATAVDIMGLARAVQGAVAERYGVKLEPEPVVV
- the dapB gene encoding 4-hydroxy-tetrahydrodipicolinate reductase, whose amino-acid sequence is MRIAIAGANGRMGQMLIEAVLKADGLELAVALDVPGSSAVGRDAGATLGKQTGVAITDDLDALAGADCLIDFTRPEGTLKHLQACVKHGVKAVIGTTGFDDNGRAAIEVAAQKTAIVFAPNMSVGVNATLKLLDMAARILNSGYDVEVFEAHHRNKVDAPSGTALKMGETIASAWEVALPDVATWSRHGDTGVRKPGTIGFSVLRGGDIVGDHTVSFCGIGERIEITHKSSSRATYAEGALRAARFLEGKHNGLYDMQSVLGL
- a CDS encoding outer membrane protein assembly factor BamE — its product is MFARIPSRTLKTSLAIAALAVALAGCTSTKWGFPYKAPVQQGNWITQEQVALLQPGMTREQVRFALGSPTLTSVLHANRWDYPYYFKPGYGDAQERKFTVWFENDRLVRWEGDKQPDLQPYQINTPDAVADEKTDLRLDQDEARMKQEQDEQKRDADAPVSPINQYPGQPGNAPEPLL
- the fur gene encoding ferric iron uptake transcriptional regulator, which gives rise to MSDQSELKNMGLKATFPRLKILDIFRKSGERHLSAEDVYRALIGENVEIGLATVYRVLTQFEQAGILARSQFDSGKAVFELNDGDHHDHLICTNCGKVVEFSDPEIEKRQQKIAKDNAFALESHAMVLYGICGSCLKGR
- the recN gene encoding DNA repair protein RecN, with protein sequence MLRTLHIRDFVIVEQTEIHFGPGFTVFSGETGAGKSILVDALALTLGERGDASMLREGAARADITAVFDTPKALHAWLAEREIDADEELSLRRVIDAQGRSRAYINGTPATVAQLRELGDSLVDIHGQHAHQSLMRPDAQRDLLDAHGGHAELRHAVGQAWKQWRALARQLESAEKDAESLASDRERLQWQVDELDQLNLGPDEWEALQSEHTRLSHSQSLLDGASQILEALDGEGDSAHHRLTAANQRIQQMLRHDPGLKGVQDELESARIAISEAVSDLNNYVSRVELDPKRLADVEARLGLVFETARKFRVEPDALCDLRESLHSELAALQAAGDIDALRAQAAAAQAQYDTAAAKLSTARRKIAKDLAKQVTQAMQTLAMQGGRFEPTLAPSAPSAHGSEQVEFLVAGHAGTTPRPLAKVASGGELSRISLALSVIASRAARVPTLIFDEVDSGVGGAVAEAVGKLLRELGERHQVLCVTHLPQVAACANNQFLVSKTESRGTTRSSIEELDPSARVEEIARMLGGMTLTATTREHAREMLEGFGQAAS
- a CDS encoding NAD kinase yields the protein MHFPIVALIGRYQDTGLDTPLRALAHALTQAGRQVLIDADTARNTGLTEYPIATLEEIGKTASLAVVMGGDGTVLGASRHLAPYGMPLVGINHGRLGFITDIALQDAHAALARVLEGSFQIEDRMLLEGSVWRGDQKMYSASALNDVVLNRAGRGGMIEVRVELDGAFMYTQRADGLIIATPTGSTAYALSANGPILHPGMNALVLVPVAPQTLSNRPIVIPDTGVLNMTLTAMGRVEVGASVHFDMQTWSDLQPGDRIVVQRAPYTIRFVHPEGYSFFSTLRRKLHWNLMPEASDNVE
- the hrcA gene encoding heat-inducible transcriptional repressor HrcA, encoding MDDRARALLKALIERYIADGQPVGSRTLSKVFDLSPATIRNVMADLEELGLIHSPHTSAGRVPTPRGYRMFVDSLLSVQSYQLQPHNMGEMLSAAEPTRAVNAAAALLSNLTQFAGVVLTPKRAQVFRQIEFIRLSDKRVLLIIVTPDGDVQNRILFVQRDYSESELLEAGNFFNMHFAGKSFNAVRQTLSTELAQLREDISRLMQAAVEASAEAAEDGDAVVISGERKLLDVTDIASDMDRLRKMFSLFEKKTDLLQLLDVSSRAQGVQIYIGGDSQLVPMEDVSVITAPYGVDGKVVGTLGVIGPTRMAYERVIPIVDITARLLSNALSHNQ